A region of Mauremys mutica isolate MM-2020 ecotype Southern chromosome 2, ASM2049712v1, whole genome shotgun sequence DNA encodes the following proteins:
- the TRIB1 gene encoding tribbles homolog 1, with the protein MSRKTQPRSPGLLLPAARCRSAPSKRLLLQDGSSEDAPAAKCPRLSECPSSPQECLSAPGSPCAPASPGSAQSPSLIAGYLLLPLAGREHVSRALNIHTGQELRCKVFPLKHYQDKIRLYVQLPSHKNITGVVEVILGDTKAYVFLEKDFGDMHSYVRSCKRLREEEAAKLFKQIVSAVAHCHQSAIVLGDLKLRKFVFSTEERTQLRLENLEDTHIIKGEDDALSDKHGCPAYVSPEILNTTGTYSGKSADVWSLGVMLYTLLVGRYPFHDSDPSTLFSKIRRGQFCIPDHVSPKARCLIRSLLRREPSERLTAPEILLHPWFEAVLEPGYVDQDIGTSDQIVPEHHGESDDISSFFC; encoded by the exons ATGAGCCGCAAGACGCAGCCCCGCAGCCCGGGACTCCTGCTGCCGGCCGCCCGCTGCCGGAGCGCCCCCTCCAagcggctgctgctgcaggacgGCTCCAGCGAGGACGCCCCCGCGGCCAAGTGCCCGCGGCTCTCCGAGtgccccagcagcccccaggagTGTCTCAGCGCGCCGGGCTCGCCGTGCGCCCCCGCCTCGCCGGGCAGCGCCCAGAGCCCCAGCCTCATCGCCGGctacctgctgctgcccctggccgGCAGGGAGCATGTGTCCCGGGCGCTCAACATCCACACGGGCCAGGAGCTGCGCTGCAAG GTGTTCCCTCTCAAACACTACCAGGACAAAATTCGACTTTATGTTCAGCTGCCATCTCATAAAAATATCACTGGGGTCGTGGAAGTGATTCTGGGGGACACCAAGGCCTATGTCTTCCTTGAGAAGGACTTTGGGGACATGCACTCCTATGTGAGGAGCTGTAAAAGGCTGCGAGAAGAGGAGGCTGCCAAGCTGTTCAAGCAGATCGTCTCAGCTGTAGCTCACTGCCACCAATCGGCCATTGTGCTGGGTGACCTCAAGCTCAGGAAATTTGTCTTTTCTACCGAAGAAAG GACTCAGCTGAGACTAGAAAACCTAGAAGACACTCACATCATCAAGGGGGAAGATGATGCTCTGTCAGATAAACATGGCTGCCCAGCCTATGTCAGCCCTGAGATCTTAAACACAACAGGGACCTACTCTGGAAAATCAGCTGACGTTTGGAGTTTAGGAGTAATGCTGTATACCCTCCTAGTAGGACGCTATCCCTTCCATGACTCAGACCCTAGTACTCTGTTTTCTAAAATCCGCCGTGGACAGTTCTGTATTCCTGATCACGTTTCTCCCAAAGCCAGATGCCTCATTCGTAGCCTGCTGAGACGGGAACCCTCGGAAAGACTCACTGCTCCAGAGATCTTGCTTCATCCTTGGTTTGAAGCAGTTTTGGAACCTGGATATGTAGACCAAGATATAGGAACTTCTGATCAAATTGTTCCAGAGCATCATGGAGAGAGTGATGATATAAGTTCCTTCTTCTGTTAG